One region of Persicobacter psychrovividus genomic DNA includes:
- a CDS encoding tetratricopeptide repeat protein: MKKILLTLIICLLSLMNYAQEKVTSELEKAYGEEKYDLIISEHSDKVKEYPAKAIYYVAMAYHMKANDNKVLELMDLSIQKDKTDPDTYFIKGMTFNYMGQFDKAVESFNKAIELDSTNSNYFSGLGDSYVNQEKHKDALTAYTTATEKNEPIDRPFTMIPQIYAELNQPEKALEAFYISKQTISKESDSYINALYNIGLYEFLNKEFEKSEIAFKELIELVPNDYHSISKLIQVYYGKKEYGKANPLKEKLYQAYNQGTLKDNLKDQFCFDQFDWEDKYIFAVERFAEKEGKLYYKHIFHVTNKESGKTEFTIQTENSPISVELGGPKYVLGMDKNGTHSTFRYGFEEDFNYEDLKKTVILILEEKIKAGASSRPTKKNK; this comes from the coding sequence ATGAAAAAAATACTGCTGACATTAATAATCTGCCTTTTGAGTCTAATGAATTATGCTCAAGAAAAGGTTACGTCCGAATTAGAAAAGGCATATGGAGAAGAAAAATACGATTTGATTATTTCCGAGCATTCTGATAAAGTGAAGGAATATCCTGCAAAAGCGATTTACTATGTTGCTATGGCTTATCATATGAAAGCAAATGACAACAAAGTGTTGGAATTAATGGATTTATCAATTCAAAAGGACAAAACGGACCCTGACACATATTTTATTAAGGGAATGACTTTTAATTATATGGGACAATTCGACAAAGCAGTTGAATCTTTCAATAAAGCAATCGAATTAGATTCTACAAACTCAAATTACTTCAGCGGTTTAGGAGATTCATATGTTAACCAAGAAAAACACAAAGATGCGCTAACAGCTTATACAACTGCAACCGAAAAAAACGAGCCGATTGACCGTCCATTTACAATGATTCCACAAATCTATGCGGAACTGAATCAACCTGAAAAGGCTTTAGAAGCTTTCTATATATCAAAACAAACCATATCAAAGGAATCTGATTCTTATATAAACGCATTGTATAATATCGGACTTTACGAGTTTCTAAATAAGGAATTTGAAAAATCCGAAATTGCTTTTAAAGAACTAATTGAATTAGTTCCAAATGATTATCATTCAATTTCAAAGTTAATACAAGTTTATTATGGGAAAAAAGAATATGGAAAAGCGAATCCTCTAAAAGAAAAATTATATCAGGCTTATAATCAAGGTACACTCAAAGACAATTTGAAAGACCAATTTTGCTTTGACCAATTTGATTGGGAAGATAAATACATTTTTGCGGTTGAAAGGTTTGCCGAAAAAGAGGGGAAACTTTATTACAAGCACATTTTTCACGTAACGAACAAAGAAAGTGGAAAAACTGAATTTACTATTCAAACAGAGAATTCCCCAATTTCGGTCGAGTTAGGTGGACCAAAATATGTACTTGGAATGGACAAAAACGGAACTCATTCAACTTTTAGATATGGATTTGAAGAGGACTTTAATTATGAGGATTTGAAAAAAACTGTAATTCTTATTCTTGAAGAGAAAATTAAAGCTGGAGCGAGTTCAAGACCAACTAAAAAGAATAAATAA
- a CDS encoding peroxiredoxin family protein, with protein sequence MKNGIILILVISLFGCNSTINQNDYLRKVSENLDQIKSASYFSTQVSSAPEDTARFTEPYELFYKIFINPLDTLVGSSSMTFSAEDTTNMTDFYDGKVRGKVNWEEQYVKIDSFKHHPYPFRLVHYPFYTKINEIIKYTLTTTDSIQTNFKDFGDSIYFCLRIINKHVYFHIKPIDIKNEYIPEDEISQFDVWFNKQDDMPYRMRSKWHHTTIFEACSKPKFNLSKDTALIVSNYFPSYFEVRYVDPYAPNQVEQKEELEGKIAPDWILKDTDFNEVSLSDLKSKVLLIQFTGVGCGPCHQSIPFLKKLVEEYKTKDFEFLSIETWSNNMVGLKRYQQKNGFNFRFLKSTDEVTKSYVVSSVPVFFVIDENRIIRKVINGYSKEVSGKEIKESIDKYL encoded by the coding sequence ATGAAAAACGGAATTATTTTGATTTTAGTAATTTCATTGTTTGGATGTAATTCTACAATTAATCAGAACGACTATTTAAGGAAAGTATCTGAAAATTTAGACCAAATTAAATCAGCATCATATTTTTCAACACAGGTATCTAGTGCACCAGAAGATACAGCAAGGTTTACAGAACCGTATGAATTATTTTATAAAATTTTCATTAACCCATTAGACACTTTAGTCGGTTCTAGTTCGATGACTTTTTCCGCTGAGGACACAACAAATATGACAGATTTCTATGATGGAAAGGTTCGAGGAAAAGTAAATTGGGAGGAGCAATATGTGAAAATCGATAGTTTTAAACATCACCCATACCCTTTCAGACTTGTTCATTATCCATTTTATACAAAGATTAATGAGATAATAAAGTATACATTGACTACAACAGATAGCATACAAACTAATTTTAAAGATTTTGGTGACTCTATTTATTTTTGTTTAAGAATTATCAATAAACATGTTTATTTCCATATCAAGCCTATTGATATTAAGAATGAATACATTCCCGAAGATGAAATTTCTCAATTTGACGTTTGGTTTAATAAACAAGACGATATGCCATATAGAATGAGAAGCAAATGGCACCATACGACAATTTTTGAAGCCTGTAGTAAGCCAAAATTTAACTTGAGTAAAGATACTGCCTTAATTGTAAGCAATTATTTCCCTTCCTATTTTGAGGTTCGCTATGTTGACCCTTATGCCCCAAACCAAGTCGAACAAAAAGAGGAATTAGAAGGCAAAATTGCCCCAGATTGGATATTAAAAGATACTGATTTTAATGAGGTTAGTTTAAGTGATTTAAAAAGTAAAGTGTTATTAATTCAATTTACAGGTGTTGGTTGTGGACCTTGCCACCAATCAATTCCTTTTCTTAAAAAACTTGTAGAGGAATACAAAACAAAAGATTTTGAATTTCTAAGTATAGAAACTTGGAGTAATAATATGGTAGGATTAAAAAGATACCAGCAGAAAAATGGATTTAATTTTAGATTTTTAAAATCAACAGATGAAGTAACAAAGTCTTATGTAGTATCTTCTGTTCCTGTATTTTTTGTGATTGATGAAAATCGGATTATAAGAAAGGTGATAAACGGATATAGTAAAGAAGTTTCAGGCAAAGAGATTAAAGAGAGTATTGATAAGTATTTATAA
- a CDS encoding DUF4279 domain-containing protein — MTDTKGYTYFAIKTENENFGLSDFDSYLTIKPTDFKQKFENGKTPVCTIWEYSSGKLTNPYYFEEIEKLIDQLEKHKNELIGLKNRNPEFEYVLEVVIFLGDESPGLHFSQRTIKFINDIGGTIDCDIYSEK, encoded by the coding sequence ATGACAGATACTAAAGGATATACATATTTTGCAATTAAAACCGAAAACGAAAATTTCGGACTCTCGGATTTTGACTCTTATCTGACAATCAAACCGACCGACTTTAAGCAAAAATTTGAAAACGGAAAAACACCTGTTTGTACGATTTGGGAATATTCTTCTGGAAAATTAACAAACCCTTACTACTTTGAGGAAATTGAAAAGCTGATTGACCAACTTGAGAAACATAAAAATGAATTAATCGGACTTAAAAATCGAAATCCTGAATTTGAATATGTTCTAGAGGTTGTGATTTTTCTCGGAGATGAAAGTCCTGGACTTCATTTCAGTCAGCGGACAATAAAATTTATAAATGACATAGGAGGAACAATAGATTGTGACATTTATAGCGAAAAATAA
- a CDS encoding DUF4272 domain-containing protein, which translates to MKYLKFIMISSFLSSLFGCSQENKSNTITPPITKPVENITASIDQKTRRAKSEKICESNGVPIYKNPNSLFVSSEKEVKLRNEDEVVDRTIALLYLGLKSEGLEQVHLDKMEEEYGISSKLSPVEKEYAYSSNPTDQQRTNANWRYESLHVLLWALGYIDELVYPNQMCNVADDVKIIYELGPDEFRKKSKLRSKEEILDQADLILRLDWACVNARVKNEVAPGGLNSSVVYERHYALNWLIKYLNQDWDNVSTDT; encoded by the coding sequence ATGAAATACTTAAAATTCATAATGATATCGAGCTTTTTATCCAGCTTATTTGGATGTTCGCAAGAAAACAAAAGTAATACTATAACTCCACCTATTACTAAACCTGTGGAGAACATTACCGCTAGCATTGATCAAAAAACAAGAAGAGCTAAATCTGAAAAGATATGTGAATCAAACGGGGTTCCAATCTATAAAAACCCAAATTCACTTTTCGTAAGTTCAGAAAAAGAGGTGAAATTAAGAAATGAGGATGAAGTAGTTGATAGAACAATTGCATTATTATACTTAGGGCTCAAAAGTGAGGGACTTGAGCAAGTACATTTAGATAAAATGGAAGAAGAATATGGTATTTCTTCTAAATTATCACCTGTTGAAAAGGAATATGCATATTCATCGAATCCAACAGATCAACAGAGAACGAATGCAAATTGGCGATATGAAAGTTTACACGTCTTACTTTGGGCTTTAGGTTATATTGATGAATTAGTTTACCCAAATCAAATGTGTAATGTTGCAGATGATGTAAAAATCATTTATGAACTGGGGCCGGACGAATTTAGAAAAAAATCAAAATTGAGAAGTAAAGAAGAAATTCTTGACCAAGCTGATTTAATATTAAGATTAGATTGGGCTTGTGTAAATGCTAGAGTTAAAAATGAAGTTGCTCCTGGTGGATTGAATTCAAGCGTTGTTTATGAAAGGCATTACGCTTTAAATTGGTTAATTAAGTATTTAAATCAGGATTGGGATAATGTATCGACAGACACTTAA
- a CDS encoding DUF4272 domain-containing protein — protein sequence MRSKEEILDQADLILRLDWACVNARVKNEVAPGGLNSSVVYERHYALNWLIKYLNQDWDNVSTDT from the coding sequence TTGAGAAGTAAAGAAGAAATTCTTGACCAAGCTGATTTAATATTAAGATTAGATTGGGCTTGTGTAAATGCTAGAGTTAAAAATGAAGTTGCTCCTGGTGGATTGAATTCAAGCGTTGTTTATGAAAGGCATTACGCTTTAAATTGGTTAATTAAGTATTTAAATCAGGATTGGGATAATGTATCGACAGACACTTAA
- a CDS encoding DUF4272 domain-containing protein codes for MQEKTDTMKYLKFIMISSFLSSLFGCSQENKSNTITPPITKPVENITASIDQKTRRAKSEKICESNGVPIYKNPNSLFVSSEKEVKLRNEDEVVDRTIALLYLGLKSEGLEQVHLDKMEEEYGISSKLSPVEKEYAYSSNPTDQQRTNANWRYESLHVLLWALGYIDELVYPNQMCNVADDVKIIYELGRTNLEKIKIEK; via the coding sequence ATGCAAGAAAAAACAGACACAATGAAATACTTAAAATTCATAATGATATCGAGCTTTTTATCCAGCTTATTTGGATGTTCGCAAGAAAACAAAAGTAATACTATAACTCCACCTATTACTAAACCTGTGGAGAACATTACCGCTAGCATTGATCAAAAAACAAGAAGAGCTAAATCTGAAAAGATATGTGAATCAAACGGGGTTCCAATCTATAAAAACCCAAATTCACTTTTCGTAAGTTCAGAAAAAGAGGTGAAATTAAGAAATGAGGATGAAGTAGTTGATAGAACAATTGCATTATTATACTTAGGGCTCAAAAGTGAGGGACTTGAGCAAGTACATTTAGATAAAATGGAAGAAGAATATGGTATTTCTTCTAAATTATCACCTGTTGAAAAGGAATATGCATATTCATCGAATCCAACAGATCAACAGAGAACGAATGCAAATTGGCGATATGAAAGTTTACACGTCTTACTTTGGGCTTTAGGTTATATTGATGAATTAGTTTACCCAAATCAAATGTGTAATGTTGCAGATGATGTAAAAATCATTTATGAACTGGGCCGGACGAATTTAGAAAAAATCAAAATTGAGAAGTAA
- a CDS encoding DUF6678 family protein codes for MKIRKDTPVRLKTFLGTNISPEDVDKFDDYWKLIGQSGTVINDKLSDKERVLVLFDRDLDDFQLANHNPIKNSLIIKKSDLELDGFGIYQQKLDKELLKRTSYMNNTKWFKIFNQLKKDKLFFSVAQVKFLISDTATGFSFDKFDSDHFDNSGFGDIGGGPFNFNEIEWISIPRKPEFERRNRDEKLNPKIISQPIDELVKAINMLGHFEYDLDEFELKIYGYK; via the coding sequence ATGAAGATTAGAAAAGATACGCCAGTAAGATTAAAAACGTTTTTAGGGACAAATATTTCACCTGAAGACGTAGACAAATTCGATGATTATTGGAAATTGATTGGACAAAGTGGGACTGTGATTAATGATAAACTTTCAGACAAAGAAAGGGTATTGGTATTATTCGATAGGGATTTAGACGATTTTCAATTAGCAAATCACAATCCGATTAAGAACTCTCTGATAATTAAAAAATCAGACTTGGAATTAGATGGATTCGGAATTTACCAACAAAAATTGGATAAAGAGCTTTTGAAGCGAACCAGTTATATGAATAATACAAAGTGGTTTAAGATATTTAACCAATTAAAAAAGGACAAACTCTTTTTCAGTGTCGCTCAGGTTAAATTTCTCATTTCTGACACTGCAACTGGATTTAGTTTTGACAAATTTGATTCTGACCATTTTGATAATAGTGGATTTGGAGATATTGGAGGTGGCCCGTTTAATTTTAATGAGATAGAATGGATTTCGATTCCAAGAAAGCCTGAGTTTGAAAGAAGAAATAGAGATGAAAAACTTAATCCTAAGATTATTTCACAACCGATTGATGAGCTTGTAAAAGCAATAAATATGTTAGGTCATTTTGAATATGATTTAGATGAATTTGAACTTAAAATATACGGATATAAATAA